TGACTCTCACGGCCGCAACGCTCCTTGGAATATGTGGACTGAAGCCGTCCGCTCGGCGACCGGACGGTTAACTGGCCGCCAAACTTGGCCTAGACCCGTTACCTTAGCGTGACCAATTTGCGTAACCGGCGTCCTTTTTTGGGCAGTTGGGGAACTTTGCGCGGGCCCTGTGCGGCGGATCCGGCGATCACGAATGCATCACAGTCGACTCGGCGGGCCGGGATCGTCACGGCGAGTGCGGTCGGTGACACTTTGGCCGAAATTCTGACGCCGCTGCGTCATTTACCCGTCACACTGGGCCACAACTCGACAGCGGGTGCGGCCGGTTCCGCCAGCCCGCTGAAGTCGGCCGGTACGGCCCGGACGTTCGGCGGGAGCGCCCGGGGCACCGGCATCTGGAGGGAGTCATGACATCCCAGAACAACGGGGCACCTGAGCCGCTTGGCACTTCTGGCACTTCTGGCACTCCTGCCACTCCTGAGGCTGTGGCTGTTCCGGCCGCGAGCGGTACGGGTGGCGTGAGCGGTGCGGGTGGCGCGGCCGGTACGGGTGGTGCGACTGGTACAGGCACCGGAAGCGGGGACGCCGCCGGCAGCGGGAGCGGGAGCGGGAGTCGTAGGACCGCGAGTGAGTGGCTGCGGGATCAGATGAATCCGACGGCCTTCATCGGGGCGGCGTTGCTCGTGATCATCGGCGCGGTCGCCACCGCCTTCTTCACCGGCGTCTTCGAGGACGGTGGCGGTGCCGGTGGCGAGGAGGACAAGGGCCGGGCGGTCTCACCCTCGGATGCCGCCGGGTCCACCTCCGGGGAGTGCCGGGGCGCCTCCTGCCAGGGCAAGAGCGCCAACGACTACGGCTGCGCGGGCGATGCGAAGGTCCTCGCGCACGCGGAGAAGGGTGTGTACCTGGAACTCAAGTACAGCCCGGAGTGCGCGGCCGCCTGGGGCAAGATCACCCAGGGCAGGGTGGGCGACGTGGTGCGGATCGACCGGGGCGTGGGCAAGAGCGCCCAGGCCGTGATCACCTCCGGCTACGACAACCACACCACGATGATCCCGGCCGAGGGCGACTTCGCCCTGGAGGCCTGCGCCGAGCCGAACGACACGGACGGTACCGCGGACTGGGATCGCTTCTGCGTCAAGGCGACGGCTGCCGATGTGACCGGTAGATGAGGGTCAACTTCTCTGGCTCCGCGGGCTGTTGAGCGTTGCGTGCCCGTGGAGTCGTACAGCCGATGGCGCACTCGGCCCGAGGCAATCCGGCCTGGGCAACTCGGCCCAGGGCGACTCGGGCCGAGGCCGTTCAGCCCGACGTACCACTGCCGAGGCGAGTGGAGAACGAGAACCGGTCACCTCGGTAGAGGCTGCGTACCCGTTCCAGGGGGCGGCCCTCGGTGTCGCGCGAGACGCGGTGGATCAGCAGCATCGGCAGCGCGGGCGGGGTGCCGATGAGCAGGGCCTCGCGGGGTGTGGCGAGGACGGTCTCCAGGCGCTCGTCGGCGTCGCCGAACGCGATCCCGAGCCGCTCGTGCAGATACGAGTAGAAGGAGGAGTCCGGGTCGAAGTCGGTGTCGAGAGCGGGCACCCGCTCGGCCGCCACATAAGTCGATTCCAGGCCCATCCGTTCGTCGTCGGCGAGCAGCACACGCTCCATGTGCCACACCGGCTCCCCGACCCGCAGCCCGGTCTCGGCCGCCAGCGCGGCGTTGCACGGGAAGCGGTCGAGACCGATCAGGTTTCGCCCCGGCGCACGCCCCTGCCTGCGCACCCCCTCCGTATAGCTGACCAGCGAGAGGGGCTGCTCCAGCTTGGGTCCCGCGGCCACCGTGCCGCGTCCCTGCCGACGCAGCTTGCCCTCCAGGAGCAGGTCGCGCAGCGCCTGCCGGACGGTCTCCCGCGCTACCTCGTAGCGCAGGGCGAGGTCGCGCTCGGTCGGCAGGGTGTCCCCCTCTCCCAACTCCTCGACGAGCAGGGCGATTTGGGCCTTGACGGCGTAGTACTTGGGAATCCGGCCGTGCTCGGGGATGCCGGATCGTACGGGTGCGCCGGGGGCCTGGTCGTTCGGGTAGTCCACGGGAAGATCGTGTCAGACGTGCGGCCGTGGTCATGGCGCGGGCCGTCCGGCGGCCGTCGGTTGTCACCGCCGCTCAGGCCGGGGGGAGGTCCCCGGGGAGGTCCTGTTCGGCCCAGATGGTCTTGCCCTCGCGGTGGTGCCTGGTCCCCCACCGCTGGGTGAGCTGGGCGACCAGGAGCAGGCCGCGCCCGCCCTCGTCGAAGGTGCGGGCGCGGCGCAGATGCGGAGCCGTACTGCTGGTGTCGGACACCTCGCAGATGAGAGCGCGGTCGCGGATCAGCCGGAGCCGGATGGGCGGGTGGCCGTAGCGGATGGCGTTGGTGACCAGTTCGCTGACGACCAGTTCGGTGGTGAACACGGTGTCCTCCAGGCCCCATCGGACGAGCAGTTCGGAGGCGGACTTGCGGACCCCCGCCACGGCCGCCGGATCGTCGGGAACGTCCCAGGTGGCGATGTGCTGCGCGTCGAGCGACCGGGCACGCGCGAGCAGCAGGGCCACGTCGTCCTCGGGCCGGGCGGGGAGCAGGGTGTGCAGGATGGTGTCGCAGAGGGTGTCCAGGGGGACGGGGTGGGGCGGTCTGGCTTCAGCGGGGTGTCCCGGGGTGGCCTCTTCGGCGGGGTGTCCCGGGGTGGCCGGGGCGGGGGTGGCAGCGTCCGGTCCGGTGGCGCGGGCGTCCGGTCCCGTGGTGCGGGCGGAAGGTGTGGGTGAGGCCAACAAGCCGCGCAGAGTCTCCAGTTCGGCGTCGATGTCGCGGCCACGGGTCTCGATGAGGCCGTCGGTGTAGAGGGCCAGGAGGCTGCCCTCGGGCATGTCCACCTCGACGCACTCGAAGGGCAGGCCACCCACTCCCAGCGGTGGACCGGCAGGCAGCGACAGGATCTCGGCCGTGCCCGCGGGGCTCACCAGAACGGGCGGCGGATGCCCCGCACGCGCGAGCGCGCAGCGCCCGGAGACAGGGTCGTGGACGGCGATGAGGCAGGTGGCTCCGATCTCACCGGAGGCTCGCTCCAGGTCGGGGAATGTGCCCGGTGCGGTGCTGTCGGTGTCGGCGTTGCTGTCGGTGTAGGCGTCGGTCTCGGTGTTGCTGTCGGTGTCGGCGTCGCTGCCGGACTCGGTGTCGGTGTCGGACTCGGCGTCGCTGTCGCTGTCGGTTTCGTTCGCGGAGTTCGCTGCCCGGGAGTTCGCGGTGGGGCGCGAGTCGGTCGGTCCGAAGCCGGTGGGCCCCGAGTCGGTCGGCCGGGGGCTGCTGGTCGCGGTGCCGCTCTCCTCGGAGACCGTGGCGCGTGCCCTGTCGCCCGCGTCGCGTACCGCCTCGGTGCTCAGGCGCAGGACGACGTCGTCGAGGTGGGTGAGCAGTTCGTCGGGCGGCAGGTCGATGTCGGCGAGGGTGCGCAGGGCCGCGCGGAGCCTGCCCATGGTGAACGAGGCGTGGATCCCGTGCCCCACCACGTCCCCGACCACCAGGGCGACCCGGGCCCCGGACAGCGGGATCACGTCGAACCAGTCGCCGCCCACTCCGGCCACCGCGGGCTGATAGCGGTACGCGACGTCGACGGCGCTCTGCTCGGGCGGTACACGTGGCAGCAGACTGCGATGCAGAGTGATCGCCATGCTGTGCTCACGGGTGTAGCGGCGGGCGTTGTCCATACAGACCGCCGCCCTGGCCACCAGTTCGTCGGCCATCGCCAGGTCGTCCTCGTCGAAGGGCTCGGCACCCTCCCCGCGATACAGCACCGCCCTCCCCATCACGGTGCCGCGCGTC
This is a stretch of genomic DNA from Streptomyces sp. NA04227. It encodes these proteins:
- a CDS encoding DUF2690 domain-containing protein, which encodes MNPTAFIGAALLVIIGAVATAFFTGVFEDGGGAGGEEDKGRAVSPSDAAGSTSGECRGASCQGKSANDYGCAGDAKVLAHAEKGVYLELKYSPECAAAWGKITQGRVGDVVRIDRGVGKSAQAVITSGYDNHTTMIPAEGDFALEACAEPNDTDGTADWDRFCVKATAADVTGR
- a CDS encoding GntR family transcriptional regulator gives rise to the protein MDYPNDQAPGAPVRSGIPEHGRIPKYYAVKAQIALLVEELGEGDTLPTERDLALRYEVARETVRQALRDLLLEGKLRRQGRGTVAAGPKLEQPLSLVSYTEGVRRQGRAPGRNLIGLDRFPCNAALAAETGLRVGEPVWHMERVLLADDERMGLESTYVAAERVPALDTDFDPDSSFYSYLHERLGIAFGDADERLETVLATPREALLIGTPPALPMLLIHRVSRDTEGRPLERVRSLYRGDRFSFSTRLGSGTSG
- a CDS encoding SpoIIE family protein phosphatase; translated protein: MFLFVLVLVLLLAAAALFALSLRDQREAYRDAERRSLGVAESFAHAPGTAEALRSPDPTRVLQPRTEITRKNTGMDFIVVADREGIRVTHPDPAQIGKRFSSDLERVLAGRTTTERFSRGSLGSQVRATVPVRDTSGRVVGAVAAGVTTERVSGMVADQLPGVLAGTAVAVVVSTGATWLLGRRLLRQTRGLGPAEITRLYEHNDAVLHSVKEGVLIVGANRRLLLANDEAHRLLGLPGEAAGCEVAELGLDAPLTELLVSGREVTDAVHTAGDRRLAVNQRPLARHREAAGTVATFRDTTELRALAGRVLAARRRLDVLYAAGMSIGTTLDVSRTAQELADAIVPHLADLVAVDLAEPVLHGEEATGGERRLRRTAVASPRAEHPLRPPGTQVGVHGAGRRGEERIAVEPGVEEPAVEEVEEPAVEEPAAQDLAAQEPATREPAVQEPATREPAAREPAAREPAVEAPLTEERTGDAAEADEARRLEALGFHSRVTVPLRTRGTVMGRAVLYRGEGAEPFDEDDLAMADELVARAAVCMDNARRYTREHSMAITLHRSLLPRVPPEQSAVDVAYRYQPAVAGVGGDWFDVIPLSGARVALVVGDVVGHGIHASFTMGRLRAALRTLADIDLPPDELLTHLDDVVLRLSTEAVRDAGDRARATVSEESGTATSSPRPTDSGPTGFGPTDSRPTANSRAANSANETDSDSDAESDTDTESGSDADTDSNTETDAYTDSNADTDSTAPGTFPDLERASGEIGATCLIAVHDPVSGRCALARAGHPPPVLVSPAGTAEILSLPAGPPLGVGGLPFECVEVDMPEGSLLALYTDGLIETRGRDIDAELETLRGLLASPTPSARTTGPDARATGPDAATPAPATPGHPAEEATPGHPAEARPPHPVPLDTLCDTILHTLLPARPEDDVALLLARARSLDAQHIATWDVPDDPAAVAGVRKSASELLVRWGLEDTVFTTELVVSELVTNAIRYGHPPIRLRLIRDRALICEVSDTSSTAPHLRRARTFDEGGRGLLLVAQLTQRWGTRHHREGKTIWAEQDLPGDLPPA